The following coding sequences are from one Anolis sagrei isolate rAnoSag1 chromosome 6, rAnoSag1.mat, whole genome shotgun sequence window:
- the LOC132779300 gene encoding histone H1.01-like: MAEVAPAAAETSAAPAPKTAAKKAGGAAKAKKPSGPSVTELLTQAVTASKERGGISLAALKKSLAAAGYDVEKNNSRIKLGLKSLVTKGTLLQTKGTGASGSFKLNKKQGSEGKEKKAAPKKKPASAAAKAKKPAAKKVVKKAVAAKKPAAKKVAKKPASAAKKAAAKSPKKSKVTKPKKTIKSPAKALKPKAKAKPKTTKPKVAPKKK; the protein is encoded by the coding sequence ATGGCAGAAGTAGCACCAGCAGCGGCGGAGACTTCGGCGGCTCCCGCTCCCAAAACGGCGGCGAAGAAGGCAGGAGGAGCCGCTAAGGCGAAGAAGCCATCGGGTCCCAGCGTGACTGAGCTGCTGACCCAAGCGGTGACGGCTTCCAAGGAGCGCGGTGGGATTTCCCTGGCCGCTCTGAAGAAATCTTTAGCGGCTGCCGGTTACGATGTGGAGAAGAACAACAGCCGCATCAAGCTGGGTCTCAAGAGCCTGGTGACGAAGGGCACTCTGCTCCAGACCAAAGGCACCGGCGCTTCAGGCTCTTTCAAGCTCAACAAGAAGCAGGGCTCTGAGGGCAAAGAGAAGAAGGCTGCCCCCAAGAAGAAGCCCGCTTCCGCCGCTGCCAAAGCCAAGAAGCCGGCGGCCAAGAAAGTGGTGAAGAAGGCCGTCGCAGCTAAGAAGCCCGCTGCCAAGAAAGTCGCCAAGAAGCCCGCCTCTGCTGCCAAGAAAGCAGCTGCCAAGAGTCCCAAAAAGTCCAAGGTGACCAAGCCTAAGAAGACCATCAAGAGTCCCGCCAAGGCTCTGAAGCCCAAGGCGAAGGCCAAGCCCAAGACCACCAAACCTAAAGTCGCTCCCAAAAAGAAGTGA
- the LOC132779187 gene encoding histone H3, translating into MARTKQTARKSTGGKAPRKQLATKAARKSAPATGGVKKPHRYRPGTVALREIRRYQKSTELLIRKLPFQRLVREIAQDFKTDLRFQSSAVMALQEASEAYLVGLFEDTNLCAIHAKRVTIMPKDIQLARRIRGERA; encoded by the coding sequence ATGGCTCGTACCAAGCAGACAGCTCGTAAGTCCACCGGTGGGAAGGCGCCCCGCAAGCAGTTGGCCACCAAAGCCGCCCGGAAGAGCgctccagccaccgggggagtgAAGAAGCCTCACCGCTACCGCCCGGGCACGGTGGCCCTGAGGGAGATCCGCCGCTACCAGAAGTCCACGGAGTTGCTCATCCGGAAGCTGCCCTTCCAGCGCCTCGTCAGGGAGATCGCGCAGGACTTCAAGACGGATCTGCGCTTCCAGAGCTCGGCCGTCATGGCGCTGCAGGAGGCCAGCGAGGCTTACCTGGTGGGGCTCTTCGAGGACACCAACCTCTGCGCCATCCACGCCAAGCGCGTCACCATCATGCCCAAGGACATCCAGCTCGCCCGACGCATCCGCGGGGAGAGGGCTTAA
- the LOC132777593 gene encoding histone H2B 5-like codes for MPEPAKSAPAAKKGSKKAITKTQKKGDKKRRKSRKESYSIYVYKVLKQVHPDTGISSKAMSIMNSFVNDIFERIAGEASRLAHYNKRSTITSREIQTAVRLLLPGELAKHAVSEGTKAVTKYTSSK; via the coding sequence ATGCCGGAACCAGCGAAGTCAGCGCCAGCGGCCAAGAAGGGGTCGAAGAAGGCGATCACCAAGACCCAGAAGAAGGGCGACAAGAAGCGCAGGAAGAGCCGCAAGGAGAGCTACTCCATCTACGTCTACAAGGTGCTCAAGCAGGTCCACCCGGACACTGGCATCTCCTCCAAGGCCATGAGCATCATGAACTCCTTCGTCAACGACATCTTCGAGCGCATCGCCGGTGAGGCCTCCCGCCTGGCGCACTACAACAAGCGCTCCACCATCACTTCTCGCGAGATCCAGACCGCCGTCCGCCTCCTGCTTCCCGGGGAGCTGGCCAAGCACGCCGTCTCCGAGGGCACCAAGGCCGTCACCAAGTACACCAGCTCCAagtag
- the LOC132777595 gene encoding histone H4 — translation MSGRGKGGKGLGKGGAKRHRKVLRDNIQGITKPAIRRLARRGGVKRISGLIYEETRGVLKVFLENVIRDAVTYTEHAKRKTVTAMDVVYALKRQGRTLYGFGG, via the coding sequence ATGTCTGGACGTGGAAAGGGAGGCAAAGGCTTGGGCAAAGGAGGCGCCAAGAGGCACAGGAAGGTGCTCCGTGATAACATCCAGGGCATCACCAAGCCCGCCATTCGCCGCCTCGCTCGCCGCGGGGGAGTCAAGCGTATTTCGGGGCTCATCTATGAGGAAACCCGGGGCGTCCTGAAGGTCTTCCTGGAGAACGTGATCCGCGATGCCGTGACTTACACCGAGCACGCCAAGAGGAAGACCGTCACCGCCATGGATGTGGTCTATGCCCTGAAACGACAAGGCCGCACTCTTTACGGCTTCGGAGGCTAA